The following proteins are encoded in a genomic region of Hippopotamus amphibius kiboko isolate mHipAmp2 chromosome 8, mHipAmp2.hap2, whole genome shotgun sequence:
- the TMEM169 gene encoding transmembrane protein 169 produces the protein MEEPAPVEGQGQLPSPHQGSLRKAVAAALALDGESTLGRRKKKKESRPESIIIYRSESEKRDEEPGELEGGDQPKEEEGDDFLDYPVDDVVWNMPVDSRYVTLTGTITRGKKKGQMVDIHVTLTEKELQELTKPKVSSRETTPGGRKACQLGADRGPHVVLWTLVCLPVVFILSFVVSFYYGTITWYNIFLVYNEERTFWHKISCCPCLILFYPVLIMAMASSLGLYAAVVQLSWSWGAWWQAARDMEKGFCGWLCSKLGLEDCSPYSIVELLESDNISGNLSNKDATQEVEMSTV, from the exons ATGGAAGAGCCAGCACCAGTGGAAGGCCAGGGCCAGCTCCCAAGCCCCCACCAGGGCTCTCTGAGGAAGGCTGTGGCAGCTGCCCTGGCCCTCGATGGGGAATCCACACTGGGTcgtaggaaaaagaagaaagagtccCGCCCAGAATCCATCATCATCTACCGGTCAGAGAGTGAGAAACGGGATGAGGAGCCTGGGGAATTAGAAGGTGGAGATCAGCctaaagaggaggaaggagatgatTTCCTAGACTATCCTGTGGATGATG TTGTGTGGAACATGCCTGTGGACAGCCGCTATGTCACATTAACTGGGACCATCACCCGAGGGAAGAAAAAGGGGCAGATGGTGGACATCCATGTCACGTTGACAGAGAAGGAGCTGCAGGAACTCACCAAGCCTAAAGTGTCATCAAGGGAAACAACACCTGGAGGCAGAAAGGCTTGCCAGCTGGGAGCAGACCGCGGGCCCCACGTGGTCCTCTGGACCCTGGTCTGCCTGCCTGTGGTTTTCATCCTCTCCTTTGTGGTCTCTTTCTATTATGGCACCATCACCTGGTACAACATCTTTCTCGTGTACAATGAGGAGAGGACCTTCTGGCACAAGATCTCATGTTGCCCCTGCCTCATTCTCTTCTATCCAGTGCTCATCATGGCCATGGCCTCTTCCCTAGGCCTCTACGCTGCCGTGGTCCAGCTCTCGTGGTCCTGGGGAGCATGGTGGCAAGCTGCCCGGGACATGGAGAAAGGCTTCTGTGGCTGGCTGTGCAGCAAGCTGGGTCTGGAAGACTGTTCTCCCTACAGCATTGTGGAGCTGCTTGAATCTGACAATATCTCAGGCAATCTGTCCAACAAGGATGCCACCCAGGAGGTAGAAATGTCCACCGTCTAA